A genomic stretch from Arachis stenosperma cultivar V10309 chromosome 3, arast.V10309.gnm1.PFL2, whole genome shotgun sequence includes:
- the LOC130970650 gene encoding uncharacterized protein LOC130970650, translating into MTPDDIGQACHEGEGVDAHQAINGYHSVWMSHWLHTDCRSAPTNRNHSMFGCGVKEVKQDSGSEQHGLIGCSDVVVDSSVRPGALGEVGRGARVTSINEAEYGKSKKPSIDSKSFPIFNVSQKTEGILSLKKEHDSLYHGECIKSETKSCSEDDSVSPNGTGIHVPSASAHHPPRTETSVREHWLLSQGNLPSGLLMKSPNAVEQKNIDVSTSLWNEFVKSDSAVVPTVCDKGKGLMPAFTSGHQKIYQSSYNVATQEHITTTKYHSFSSLLIHEKKMSNLLDPHRSSFSRWIQDGIAQLPRNPGVDDNDDELCFVRHAHHNIHNHVAGANITNQTASLKSTKPQVICGESSLQLLHDGESVKTTHHFLNSEETDANLSDRGQFFREAIVSSKFKGNSVKLETLGASIKSSGKENVRDLRSSTTLKNESSAETDAMDIHALHENHLQGDVPLQTNKSSKDIQKSPSSQVAVTSASEKNKAKSTNIELLDINQEPCEDQTMANPIVDRETSTSRTHSLGAEHFLPDADEHGRSISGNSSLGLDSSSRWVKRLKLCRMGSACGTESVNIGECSSHEKVNNTLAKAVEGTEASKEPRVVNHAKEQMVPDPPTAVLTNGKSSFTEAKRDVEITLSHPWIQRWSHKHSASIKKRHESVDPHDPKSSNIAIEEIQKEQFPSIAAMALMGKALNCLNPSKVMKKGPVTVWNAKGF; encoded by the exons ATGACGCCTGACGATATTGGACAAGCATGTCATGAGGGTGAGGGGGTGGATGCTCATCAGGCGATAAACGGTTACCACTCAGTGTGGATGTCTCATTGGCTGCACACAGATTGTAGGTCAGCACCCACGAATCGGAACCATTCAATGTTTGGTTGTGGAGTTAAAGAAGTCAAACAAGACAGTGGCTCTGAACAGCATGGTTTAATTGGCTGTTCAGATGTTGTGGTTGATAGTTCTGTGCGTCCTGGAGCATTAGGAGAAGTAGGCAGGGGTGCAAGGGTTACTTCCATCAATGAGGCTGAATATGGAAAATCAAAGAAGCCAAGCATTGATTCCAAATCATTTCCTATATTCAACGTTTCTCAAAAGACTGAAGGAATTTTGTCATTGAAGAAGGAACATGATAGTCTTTACCATGGAGAATGTATAAAGTCTGAAACTAAATCCTGCTCTGAAGATGACAGTGTTTCTCCTAATGGAACTGGCATTCATGTGCCATCAGCATCTGCACATCATCCTCCTAGAACTGAAACATCAGTTAGAGAGCATTGGTTGTTGTCTCAAGGAAATTTACCTTCAGGTCTGTTGATGAAATCTCCAAATGCAGTTGAACAGAAGAACATAGATGTTTCAACATCACTATGGAATGAATTTGTAAAATCAGACTCTGCCGTTGTGCCAACTGTGTGTGACAAAGGAAAAGGTTTGATGCCTGCATTCACATCTGGACACCAAAAAATATACCAGTCAAGCTACAATGTAGCAACCCAGGAGCATATCACCACTACTAAATATCAcagtttttcttctcttttaatcCATGAGAAGAAAATGAGTAACCTGTTAGACCCGCATAGATCTTCCTTTTCAAGATGGATTCAAGATGGTATTGCTCAGTTACCGCGCAACCCGGGCGTTGATGACAATGATGATGAATTGTGTTTTGTTCGCCATGCGCACCACAACATTCACAATCATGTTGCTGGTGCAAACATTACAAATCAGACTGCTTCCTTAAAGTCAACTAAACCTCAAGTTATTTGTGGTGAAAGCTCCCTGCAATTGCTTCATGATGGTGAGAGTGTGAAGACAACTCACCATTTTCTTAACTCTGAAGAGACTGATGCTAATTTATCTGACAGAGGTCAATTCTTTAGAGAGGCAATAGTGTCTTccaaattcaaaggaaattctGTGAAGCTGGAAACTCTGGGGGCCTCCATAAAGAGTTCAGGAAAGGAAAATGTGCGAGATCTCAGAAGTTCAACAACCCTGAAGAACGAATCATCTGCTGAAACAGATGCCATGGACATTCATGCTTTACATGAGAATCACCTTCAGG GTGATGTTCCATTGCAAACAAACAAG aGTTCCAAGGATATTCAAAAGTCACCCAGTTCTCAAGTTGCAGTAACTTCAGCCAGTGAGAAGAACAAAGCTAAATCAACGAATATAGAACTACTTGACATAAACCAAGAGCCTTGTGAGGATCAGACTATGGCAAATCCGATAGTTGATAGGGAGACTAGTACATCTAGAACCCACAGCCTTGGTGCGGAACATTTTCTTCCCGATGCAGACGAGCACGGAAGGTCAATATCTGGCAATAGTTCTTTGGGTCTGGATTCTAGTAGCAGATGGGTTAAACGACTCAAGTTATGCAGAATGGGTTCTGCATGTGGCACTGAAAGTGTAAACATTGGAGAATGTTCTTCAcatgaaaaagtaaataatacTTTGGCAAAAGCTGTTGAAGGTACTGAAGCTAGCAAGGAGCCCAGAGTTGTAAATCATGCCAAAGAGCAGATGGTACCGGATCCACCTACAGCAGTATTAACAAATGGCAAGTCCAGTTTTACAGAAGCGAAGAGAGATGTCGAAATCACACTTTCACATCCCTGGATTCAGAGATGGAGTCACAAACATTCTGCATCCATCAAAAAGAGGCACGAATCAGTGGATCCTCATGATCCAAAGTCTTCAAACATAGCGATAgaagagattcaaaaggagcaGTTTCCAAGCATTGCTGCTATGGCACTAATGGGAAAGGCACTGAACTGTTTGAATCCATCCAAGGTTATGAAAAAGGGACCGGTGACAGTTTGGAATGCGAAGGGATTTTGA